The Lentzea guizhouensis genome contains a region encoding:
- a CDS encoding ArsR/SmtB family transcription factor: MHRIHFTAADIARTRLPTGTSRVTETLFALRALRGSGDGLAAWRAEVRKQMRPWFRVLGAISPPAEPCLDLIPLMGPELDDDVLLSRPVSAVREELRWFTRGARALPAVLRGLDDDLGVRAQVLQALRGFHDIAIKPAWATVEAALHADRARQARQMTAGGVGLLLETLHPSMRWDGTTLSIEDTRTVDTELGGQGIEVVPSYFLRKPVLRVDLQDRGRVTLAYPAAVAGAAGERSPRLDRLLGRTRAAVLARIAQGAATTSELARHVGTSAAAVSQHTATLRASGLITTSRHRGTASHTLTATGANLLAQNETQA, from the coding sequence GTGCACCGAATCCACTTCACGGCCGCTGACATCGCGCGGACCCGGCTGCCCACCGGGACGAGCCGCGTGACGGAGACGTTGTTCGCTCTTCGTGCGCTGCGCGGCTCCGGGGACGGTTTGGCAGCCTGGCGTGCCGAGGTGCGCAAGCAGATGCGGCCGTGGTTCCGGGTGCTCGGCGCGATCTCACCGCCCGCCGAGCCGTGCCTGGACCTGATCCCGCTGATGGGGCCCGAACTCGATGACGACGTCCTGCTCAGCCGTCCGGTCAGCGCGGTGAGAGAGGAGCTCCGCTGGTTCACCCGCGGCGCTCGTGCTCTGCCCGCGGTCCTGCGCGGACTTGACGACGACCTCGGCGTCCGCGCACAGGTCCTCCAGGCGCTTCGCGGGTTCCACGACATCGCGATCAAGCCTGCCTGGGCGACCGTCGAAGCGGCGTTGCACGCCGACCGCGCCCGGCAGGCGCGCCAGATGACCGCGGGCGGGGTGGGCCTGCTGCTGGAGACCCTGCACCCCTCCATGCGGTGGGACGGCACGACGCTCTCGATCGAGGACACCCGCACCGTCGACACCGAGCTGGGCGGACAGGGCATCGAGGTCGTGCCGTCCTACTTCCTGCGGAAACCGGTGCTGCGGGTCGACCTCCAGGACCGCGGGCGCGTCACCCTGGCCTACCCGGCCGCGGTCGCCGGCGCCGCGGGTGAGCGGTCGCCGCGGCTGGACAGGCTGCTGGGCCGGACCCGTGCCGCGGTCCTCGCCCGGATCGCGCAGGGCGCCGCGACCACGAGCGAGCTCGCTCGACACGTCGGCACCTCAGCGGCGGCGGTGAGCCAGCACACCGCGACCCTCCGAGCCTCCGGGCTGATCACCACGAGCCGCCATCGAGGCACGGCCAGCCACACGCTCACCGCCACCGGTGCGAACCTGCTCGCTCAGAACGAGACACAAGCCTGA
- a CDS encoding FAD-dependent oxidoreductase, with protein MTRAVVIGAGIVGLTTGIALRRAGIDVVVCEQAPEIRAAGAGLGLWANALAVFDELGIGEQVRAIGKPSEMYFHNPAGNLLDTPEFDVEDHRYLLVHRAKLNDLLADAVGHENIRLGTGFGEYEEHAGGVTVRLTDGSSEEADVLVGADGAYSAVRAQLVPGTPAEEHRGHQVWRAVVPAGDVTVPGNRLILGTNGCRGGYVRTHDGSVYWLVNQFKSPPLTGTRRDQALERARHLEDDEDGVLTRLITATPEEVILHNQIMLVPPLPHWVSARVALVGDAAHAMSPHITAGATLGIEDAALLGRLLGSAVDVPGALQTYQADRIPRYTRVAELSAAVEHSPTPQEFAHHYAAFSHWMTAPAQDSVQQEQVRA; from the coding sequence ATGACGCGGGCTGTGGTGATCGGTGCCGGGATCGTCGGGCTGACGACGGGCATCGCCCTGCGCCGGGCCGGGATCGACGTGGTGGTGTGCGAGCAGGCACCGGAGATCCGCGCGGCCGGGGCCGGGCTGGGACTGTGGGCCAACGCGCTGGCGGTGTTCGACGAGCTCGGCATCGGCGAGCAGGTGCGCGCGATCGGCAAGCCCAGCGAGATGTACTTCCACAACCCGGCCGGGAACCTGCTGGACACCCCCGAGTTCGACGTGGAGGACCACCGGTACCTGTTGGTGCACCGGGCGAAGCTGAACGACCTGCTCGCCGACGCGGTGGGACACGAGAACATCCGTCTCGGCACGGGGTTCGGCGAGTACGAGGAACACGCCGGCGGTGTCACCGTCCGGTTGACCGACGGCAGCAGCGAGGAAGCCGACGTGCTCGTCGGAGCGGACGGGGCGTACTCCGCGGTGCGGGCGCAGCTGGTGCCCGGCACCCCGGCGGAGGAACACCGCGGTCACCAGGTCTGGCGCGCGGTCGTCCCGGCCGGTGACGTCACGGTGCCCGGCAACCGCCTGATCCTGGGCACCAACGGGTGCCGCGGCGGGTACGTGCGCACCCACGACGGCAGCGTCTACTGGCTGGTGAACCAGTTCAAGTCACCGCCGCTGACCGGAACCCGCCGCGACCAGGCGCTGGAACGGGCCCGCCACCTGGAGGACGACGAGGACGGGGTGCTGACCCGGCTCATCACCGCGACGCCGGAAGAGGTGATCCTGCACAACCAGATCATGCTCGTACCTCCGTTGCCGCACTGGGTCTCCGCGCGGGTCGCCCTGGTCGGAGACGCGGCGCACGCGATGTCACCGCACATCACCGCCGGAGCGACGCTGGGCATCGAGGACGCCGCCCTGCTCGGCCGGCTGCTCGGCTCCGCCGTCGACGTTCCCGGCGCCCTGCAGACCTACCAGGCCGACCGGATCCCGCGGTACACCCGCGTCGCGGAGCTGTCCGCCGCGGTCGAGCACTCCCCCACGCCGCAGGAGTTCGCGCACCACTACGCGGCGTTCAGCCACTGGATGACCGCGCCCGCGCAGGACTCGGTGCAGCAGGAGCAGGTGCGGGCATGA
- a CDS encoding patatin-like phospholipase family protein — protein MALGHGGRSLPNVGSEYVEDPPEGMRIGIALSGGGIRSAAFNLGAMQALQRQHVLERADYLTGVSGGNYVASALTITGAYSDPDTDNGKPHWSNGSVEERYLRQHTNYLAPGRVGRLWLALSMVYGFILNYLPFVLCAFIGGRLTGWALNLLGQPLEQLRLNGLALPASPMLTVLLIAAGALSVTAVLLVAYRRFNDIRRSPRNYGETRSEGVAANLVTLVCVISVLLVLPLLASLYGTVSAALIPLLFPEQPETFDTTQGRIAIAAVWLVLSLVLAIAALALSRRFRALRLMLVLSGLGSAGLLLVPLLSSLEYAARVGIRSAGDLLGVLIAIAVVGLMAIKVHNRRYSMHLFYRERLNSVFALRRRTDEGGNVVCEPIGYDERLYFSKVGCKLGASGRRMPKLIVCCAVNLTSDEVPVGRFAESFTFEHDQSGGGLFGRRGTDWYEEQAGLPGTQLTLPSIMAVSGAALSPLMGRFTYPPLRFLMALTNVRLGVWIKNPLHPRWERKPEPPRGWAGRLRASVRDGWHEPGACTCCARRWAPPSPPTASST, from the coding sequence ATGGCACTGGGGCACGGCGGTCGCAGCCTGCCGAACGTGGGGTCCGAGTACGTCGAGGACCCGCCGGAGGGGATGCGGATCGGGATCGCGTTGTCCGGTGGGGGAATCCGCTCCGCGGCGTTCAACCTGGGTGCGATGCAGGCGTTGCAGCGACAGCACGTCCTGGAGCGCGCCGACTACCTGACCGGGGTGTCGGGCGGCAACTACGTCGCGAGCGCGCTGACGATCACCGGGGCCTACAGCGACCCGGACACGGACAACGGGAAACCCCACTGGAGCAACGGTTCCGTCGAGGAACGCTACCTGCGCCAGCACACGAACTACCTGGCGCCGGGGCGGGTCGGCAGGTTGTGGCTCGCGCTGAGCATGGTCTACGGCTTCATCCTCAACTACCTGCCGTTCGTGCTCTGCGCGTTCATCGGAGGGCGGCTCACGGGGTGGGCGCTGAACCTGCTCGGTCAGCCGCTGGAACAGTTGCGGCTGAACGGTCTCGCCCTGCCCGCGTCGCCGATGCTGACGGTGCTGCTGATCGCCGCGGGCGCGCTCTCGGTCACGGCTGTGCTGCTGGTGGCCTACCGCAGGTTCAACGACATCCGCCGGTCTCCCCGCAACTACGGCGAGACGCGGTCCGAGGGAGTGGCCGCGAACCTGGTGACGCTGGTCTGCGTGATCTCGGTGCTGCTGGTGCTGCCACTGCTCGCCTCGCTGTACGGCACCGTCTCCGCCGCGCTGATCCCCCTGCTCTTCCCCGAGCAGCCGGAGACCTTCGACACCACGCAGGGCCGGATCGCGATCGCCGCGGTGTGGCTGGTGCTGTCGCTGGTGCTGGCCATCGCCGCGCTCGCGCTGAGCCGCCGGTTCCGCGCCCTGCGGCTCATGCTGGTGCTGTCCGGCCTCGGCAGCGCCGGTCTGCTGCTCGTGCCCCTGTTGTCGTCGCTGGAGTACGCCGCGCGGGTCGGCATCCGCAGTGCCGGCGACCTGCTCGGCGTGCTCATCGCGATCGCCGTGGTCGGCTTGATGGCGATCAAGGTGCACAACCGCCGCTACTCGATGCACCTGTTCTACCGCGAGCGGCTCAACAGCGTGTTCGCCCTGCGGCGCAGGACGGACGAGGGCGGCAACGTCGTGTGCGAGCCGATCGGCTACGACGAGCGCCTCTACTTCTCCAAGGTGGGGTGCAAGCTCGGCGCGAGCGGACGCAGGATGCCCAAGCTGATCGTGTGCTGCGCGGTCAACCTCACCAGCGACGAGGTGCCGGTCGGCCGGTTCGCGGAGTCGTTCACCTTCGAGCACGACCAGAGCGGCGGTGGCCTGTTCGGCCGCCGCGGCACCGACTGGTACGAGGAGCAGGCCGGCCTGCCGGGCACGCAGCTCACCCTGCCGTCGATCATGGCCGTCTCCGGCGCCGCCCTGTCACCGCTGATGGGCAGGTTCACCTATCCACCGCTGCGCTTCCTGATGGCACTGACGAACGTCCGCCTGGGCGTCTGGATCAAGAACCCCCTGCACCCGCGATGGGAGCGCAAACCCGAGCCACCGCGCGGCTGGGCCGGCCGCCTGCGGGCCTCCGTGCGCGACGGCTGGCACGAACCAGGCGCCTGTACGTGCTGCGCGAGGCGTTGGGCGCCACCAAGTCCACCCACCGCTTCATCTACCTGA
- a CDS encoding nuclear transport factor 2 family protein, translating into MTDLAARAAIADVVTALAHAQDDKDWPALRRLFADEVVLDLSTHHFGTPPAPMTATDLVALASTTLTGFDSTHHSASNLELHLSDDNAECRVHVVAYHHVPTDPGVVDHCTMRGYWRLTLRRLSERWLITHWTVQRTCPWEGSPDVYALAAARTS; encoded by the coding sequence ATGACCGACCTCGCCGCCCGCGCGGCCATCGCCGACGTCGTCACCGCCCTGGCCCACGCCCAGGACGACAAGGACTGGCCGGCCCTGCGCCGGCTGTTCGCCGACGAGGTGGTGCTGGACCTGTCCACCCACCACTTCGGCACACCACCGGCCCCCATGACGGCCACCGACCTGGTCGCCCTCGCCAGCACCACCCTCACCGGCTTCGACAGCACCCACCACTCCGCCTCGAACCTGGAACTGCACCTGTCCGACGACAACGCCGAGTGCCGCGTGCACGTCGTCGCCTACCACCACGTCCCCACCGACCCCGGAGTCGTCGACCACTGCACGATGCGCGGCTACTGGCGACTCACACTGCGCAGACTCTCCGAACGCTGGCTGATCACCCACTGGACCGTGCAGCGCACCTGCCCGTGGGAAGGCTCCCCGGACGTCTACGCCCTCGCCGCCGCCCGCACGTCCTGA
- a CDS encoding NIPSNAP family protein: MFYEIRTEHARTGLGAELAQYMDETVIPLHQETGMTVVGSFTAADDEDSFVWIRRFEDAADRERVLAAVHGHPRCPAVVDTVSALLGQAETTVRLTPTPGSGLR, encoded by the coding sequence ATGTTCTACGAGATCCGCACCGAACACGCCCGCACCGGCCTCGGCGCCGAACTGGCGCAGTACATGGACGAAACCGTCATCCCGCTGCACCAGGAGACGGGCATGACCGTGGTCGGCTCGTTCACCGCGGCCGACGACGAGGACAGCTTCGTCTGGATCCGCCGGTTCGAGGACGCCGCAGACCGCGAACGGGTCCTGGCCGCCGTCCACGGCCATCCCCGCTGCCCGGCCGTCGTCGACACGGTGTCGGCGTTGCTGGGGCAGGCCGAGACCACGGTGCGGCTGACACCGACCCCTGGTTCCGGCCTCCGCTGA
- a CDS encoding CocE/NonD family hydrolase produces MSFSVDVDVAVPMRDGISLTTNVWRPDGPGPFPVLLIRTPYGKDDAGTYGNPKLPDVFAFVEAGYAVVAQDVRGTSRSPGTFEPGTHEGHDGDDTLTWLAEQPWCDGNVGMWGGSYMGFTQWLAAVHDSPALRAIAPVMSSADLYRAPWYSPGGALSQDTVLTWSTLSALRTLRRDPTGGDPADAHALLSSVDGSGSHDLPLSGRDAVLRNLPWFGDVLGHPERDAFWQEVAAIDHCGSIKAPALQVGGWYDVFIGETVRSYTMMREHGGSEAARDGQRLVIGPWAHPDGADLGTFPDRSFGLAGSIKAADVTGEHLRFFDRWVRGHPSDDTHRVRIFVMGADRWRDEEDWPLPDTRYTDFFLDGGGRANTATGDGVLTRDAVPVGATDTFLYDPRRPVPTLGGTVLAAYPGPADQAAVEQRDDVLCFTTAVLTDPVEVTGHVTLVLHVSSSAPDTDFTGKLVDVHPDGKAILLCEGIQRARYRHSLTEPVLMEPGAAYELTLDLGVTSNVFLPGHRIRLEVSSSNFPRYDRNTNTGGTIATDDALTVAVNQVHHGPAHPSRLVLPLIDRPEA; encoded by the coding sequence ATGAGTTTCTCCGTCGACGTGGACGTGGCCGTGCCGATGCGCGACGGTATCTCGCTCACCACGAACGTGTGGCGACCCGACGGTCCCGGCCCCTTCCCCGTCCTGCTGATCCGCACGCCCTACGGCAAGGACGACGCCGGGACGTACGGCAACCCCAAGCTGCCGGACGTGTTCGCGTTCGTGGAAGCCGGCTACGCGGTGGTGGCCCAGGACGTCCGCGGCACGTCCCGCTCGCCGGGAACGTTCGAACCGGGCACCCACGAGGGCCACGACGGTGACGACACCCTGACGTGGCTGGCCGAACAGCCCTGGTGCGACGGCAACGTCGGCATGTGGGGCGGGTCGTACATGGGCTTCACGCAATGGCTCGCCGCCGTGCACGACTCACCGGCGTTGCGAGCGATCGCGCCCGTGATGAGCTCCGCCGACCTGTACCGCGCACCGTGGTACTCCCCCGGCGGTGCGTTGTCCCAGGACACCGTGCTCACGTGGAGCACGCTTTCGGCGCTGCGCACCCTGCGACGTGACCCCACCGGCGGCGACCCCGCCGACGCCCACGCGCTCCTGTCCAGTGTGGACGGTTCCGGGTCGCACGACCTGCCGCTGTCCGGGCGGGACGCCGTGCTGCGCAACCTCCCGTGGTTCGGCGACGTGCTCGGCCACCCCGAGCGCGACGCCTTCTGGCAGGAGGTCGCCGCGATCGACCACTGCGGCAGCATCAAGGCCCCGGCACTCCAGGTCGGCGGCTGGTACGACGTGTTCATCGGCGAAACCGTGCGGTCGTACACGATGATGCGCGAGCACGGCGGCAGCGAGGCGGCCCGCGACGGCCAGCGGCTCGTCATCGGGCCGTGGGCACACCCCGACGGCGCCGACCTCGGCACGTTCCCCGACCGGTCGTTCGGCCTCGCGGGCAGCATCAAGGCCGCCGACGTCACCGGCGAGCACCTGAGGTTCTTCGACCGCTGGGTGCGGGGCCACCCGTCCGACGACACCCACCGCGTCCGGATCTTCGTCATGGGCGCCGACCGGTGGCGTGACGAGGAGGACTGGCCTCTGCCCGACACCCGCTACACCGACTTCTTCCTCGACGGCGGCGGTCGCGCCAACACCGCCACCGGCGACGGAGTCCTGACCCGTGACGCCGTGCCGGTGGGGGCGACGGACACCTTCCTCTACGACCCGCGCCGCCCTGTTCCCACCCTGGGCGGCACCGTGCTGGCCGCCTACCCCGGCCCGGCCGACCAGGCGGCGGTCGAGCAACGCGACGACGTGCTCTGCTTCACCACCGCGGTCCTGACCGACCCGGTCGAGGTGACCGGCCACGTCACCCTCGTGCTGCACGTCTCCAGCTCCGCACCGGACACCGACTTCACCGGCAAGCTCGTCGACGTGCACCCCGACGGCAAGGCGATCCTGCTGTGCGAAGGCATCCAGCGCGCCCGCTACCGCCACTCGCTGACCGAACCGGTGCTGATGGAACCCGGCGCGGCCTACGAGCTGACCCTCGACCTCGGCGTCACCTCGAACGTCTTCCTGCCGGGCCACCGCATCCGTCTCGAGGTCTCCAGCAGCAACTTCCCCCGCTACGACCGCAACACCAACACCGGCGGCACGATCGCCACCGACGACGCCCTGACCGTCGCCGTCAACCAGGTCCACCACGGACCGGCACACCCGAGCCGCCTCGTGCTCCCCCTCATCGACCGCCCGGAGGCGTGA